In Lytechinus variegatus isolate NC3 chromosome 13, Lvar_3.0, whole genome shotgun sequence, the DNA window tttgatacttggtatcatattattaccacgcggctgtagctgagccgccatgtTAATAGGCACTAAAGCACTATTTCATGACCTATCAcgatatttttttgttctaaacAATCTTTACATCGAACAAagaatttattaataaaaaaaatccaaattacTGTTACCACTTGACAGGTAAAAAGAATATGAATACTGGTTTCTGGAActttacaaatattacataaaatatcatttttcattttccattaattttgcAAAGATTGTCTTTACTTGGTATTCTATGATatgatttaaaatcaaattgtttagTCCTGATGTCATTTATAAAATCAAGTTTAAACTCTGATAATCGTTTCCAATTAAATTCAAGAGGCAAGCTAAAGAAATCGtttcaaaaatgaatacaagggatgtctcttttctccttttcgatcatcaaaatgataaaaatgttttgatttcatttcattgattacAGTCACCTGTTGATATGTCAATAGTGCTGGATTTCGATGACATGCTATTTACATTTCGTGCACTTGTTAAGCTAGAACTTCGGGAAcgcattttttttcaccaattcAAAGGTAGAAagtaattatctttttttttaaatagtgcaTATTGAATCAATCTTCTTCCATTCACCACCAGTTAGGATTTGTTTaactttcaaaatattgtttttctatCCAGTTAGGAAAATATAATACATCTTTTTTGTACTTTATGTTActatttttaacaataatttcgTTTTCAATATTCGTTACTTTCAACATATCAATATTCTTTGGCTGTGACAACTTGATTGTATAATAAGTTAGTTTTACTATGTCTATATGTATTATGAATTATGTATATACCATGTTTATTTACCGtttgtctgaaaaaaattgtaaatgtttataCAGTGTAACTatgctttttgaaaataaagaacccTGTGGAAGGGAAAAAATGGGAAACAAAGTATGTAAGACAGAGTAATATACTGAAAGGAAATATCTGTTAGTAAGATTATGTATATATAAGGTTGGTATTGGGGTTATGTGTGCATATACGTGTTTGTGTCTCAGATCAGTGCCTATATTTGTGATTATTTGTTTTGCAATTAATTTACAATGTGTTTTGATGTTTTTCTGATGTTGTAAggcctcatttcttttttaccaGCAatggcaaataatacaaattcaGATTGAAATGTGCATGTGACCTGCTTTGATCATTGATGGGCAAATCCACCCTAATAATAATTTGGATTAAAATGGAAATATCAAAGTAGTTTAACCCagacaatttcatgaaataaatacaataaaaaaggtttaattcaaacaataaaatacaaaagcatCTTTGAGTCGGTATATAATTACTGTTCACCAAGTGTTGCTTATTGCCCcgttgtgcatataaatgttctgtgcaaaataaatttcatttcaaaatgtcataactttttcaaaGATTCATTTTGGTCATGAAATCCTCggcgttatcatggttatgcaTGTTTGGTTTTTGTCTTATTCTAATCGACTTttagttggggtggactttcCGGGCTGGTTCGggctgaatatatttatatctagataaatagagtaaaattcacagagcgaAATGCTAaccatttcatcaaaatcggataacagataacgaagttattgaattttaaactttatcaatattttgtgaaaaaatatatgcacatcccatgaatattcataagaagggctgatgatatcacattcccactttcccttttcttatgttattaaatgaaatcgcaaatgttatatttttcatacatgtgtaaaagatatgtctccattatgatgaaataagttgcggcaataaataactaatgcacttaatcagttgtcaacccatttttttttcttgatagcaaaattttgaataaacttcatttaatataataaaatactaaagaacaagtggggatatgacatcatgaatattcataaagacatgcctagaactattTCACCGGAAATCttggaaattcaataactttatttgttttccgatattttgatacaattttaagcattttgctctgtaaattttactctattcattgagatataaatatttccagcctggaccatccctttaagtacCCTCGATGctcattttctcaaaataacaatgattctgatttttttctctgaaatattttcataccTTAATTGTCTTTCTTCGAATTACACTTGATGATGTCAGTAACTCAGAGTTCCTTTAATTCGTATTCAACTTGCTTTGTGTGGctcagagagggagagagagagagagagagggagagaaagagagagagagagagggagagagagaatgggGGAGAGGATGGTCGTTATTGACCCTAATTGCCTCACTTTCAAGAAGAAACAGAAACCTCCACTTTCTCTTCCCAACAATTTGCGTAATTAAACACATTCAAGGTTAATTACATGAAAGTAATTTTTCTATGTttccaataaaaaatgaaattaatatatcGCTAGAATTATTCAGCCGTACACTCGAATTAAAATGGGTCGATCTCCGTCACCAAGACAACGTTAATTTGCTTTTGTTGTCACGGTTGTAGGCCTATACCAATTCGTTTGCTGAAAATGAAAAGCTTAGACAAATATGCCATTAGTCGCGTCTCATCCACTTGCaaatataataatgaagaaTTGTATAATATAGGGCAAAATGTACCCTAAAAACCGCCATTTGCCCATATTGTGCCAAAGGCTCACAGAGAGTTAACTGGTTGGAAAGCTATTGagcagggccctgttgtacaaagagttacgattgatccgatcaatcacaactatggacggccagcagcATCGTCAACATCtatttatgcatgtttgttcaaaatattttctagctgtgatgtatattcatgcattcattgttttcttgaaaattcactacgcttctctttgcataaaaaggacattgtgcaaatttttttgtagaaaaaattatgacactaatggatttccatagaggtacgattgatcgaatcaatcgtaactctttgtacaacagggcccagatgtTTAAAATAGACAACAGAAATACAAGTTtgatgtcttcaggaaggctgTTCCACAAAAAGGAGCATGCTTATCTAGGATCTTTCCCCCATTTTTGAAACTTACAAAAGAACTGTTCAGATGTTGGCGAACAAAAAGGTATCTATATAGCTTACCTCTACACGTAGATGtcgggaataaaaaaaatatatgaaatagaaACGAGGCAATGGCTCCAAAATGGACTGAAAAATAATTGACTTATGCAGATGAAGTTATGGATTTTTGACATTCACTAGTTCACAAGTTCCTAAATCTTCTATCCAAGCACACCATTTTAATCGCAAAGAGTAATTGTTCAGGGTGTGTGAGCGTTGTGGGTACGGTTGCTCCACCTATATGGAGAACGgaaccaaataatgaataaatatacccacactgcaaaaactccggtgttgatttaacaccagcccggattCTATATGTCCataccagagaagtgttaaacaacatcAGTTTCGTTTTTATAACACCAAAAAGGTGTTTTTaaaacaccaattagtattaaaacagcgtcggtttgattccaacctggtgttgtttcaatacttctctggtgtggacataatattccgggctggtgttaaatcaacaccggagattTTGCAGTgcacgtttcttttttttagatttcaatCACATTTATGTTTACAGAACTTTTAACTCACTATTACTCATAACACAACGCTCATGACACGGCTAAATAAAACTAGATATCCTTTATAAATAGCAAGTAAACCACTCAATAATTAGTTTGGTATTCGTATTACTGTCctatattgaaagaaatgagCAAATAATTGAGGTTTTCTAAATCTCgactatttatatatttatttactctTTGCGAATTTCTTTCTACAATTGCCATCTTCATCATCTGATCACACCACTTTCAAGAACTACATGTGcatcaggggagcatttcatcaatattttcatccgacaagttgtcagatctgacatctttccatgattttgattggctgagaggcactgttcctatggtaactgtcggataaaacgtccgacgagtcctttcatgaaacgcccccctgagcGTCAATAGATAATTGTAAGACTCTCAAGTCTGGAGAATTGTCAAAGGTTCCATGACACATTTTTGTCAGTAAACGTTAGGGGTAGCTATTTTAACTACTGAAATCCATGTATCTGATTGGTATTAAGAACAAGCCTCATGAAGTGCCCCACCGTTGTCTTCTTGGCCAACAAACGACCAGGCTTCTGAAATCATAGGTGCAAAAACGTTCTCTAATCAAACAAGAGATGGGAGGAGCATGCCGTTATGTCTTTGCCTGATCAGAACATCTCACGGGCCGCATCTGGcgattgatattcaaaatgtatAAGAGAATTGTACTAACATAATCTGCAACTTCAAAACAAACTCTTTTACAAAACcacgatgacgtcatcatacAACAGTGAATGAAGTTTTAATGTCTGAGTCTTTTTGAACATGTTAATTGGCAGACGTTTGTTGAGAACCTTGGCATCCAAGAAGTGGCTCCTTATGAATGTTGGGTGTCATTTAGATACGTAGGAAGGCCGGAGCAAGCTAAACAACCATGCTCAAATTTAGTGAAGGACGGAAGTGATATACTTGCATCCATTTGTCGAGATGCGTAAAGATATCCCATGTTTCCTGTAATATGAGCAGTTGACTTAGGAGCAAGTAACTTTGGTCTCACAGCTATTGGGAGTGGCAACACTTATACCTGATCAGGACGTTTTCGCTTCAAGTGTTTAACCTACGTATTCATAGTCTCAAGAGAGATGTGGTTGTCAGAATAAGGTATCAAGAATCACAAAGAATAAAGAGACAACTATTCGACCCGGCTGCAAAATCGAGGCGATTTCGGATAAAGTTAAGGTCTAGAATCTAGATCTAGGGCATATATAGAGGCTTTATGTCCCTCATTATGATAGATTTGATAAGTGGTCGCGAAGCCAGCGCGAAGGCTCTTCCACGTCTTGAAGACGACGGCTTAGAATACATCTGAATACCTGGTGAAACACTGGGTGTTTCCAGGCATAGATGATCGGGTTCAGGGAACAGTTCACTGACAGAATGACGACAAAGTAAGCGACCATTGTCGCATCAAGTTCAGTcgcaaataaatgaattgttaTTGGCGTCATGCAGATGAAAAAACACAAGACGACAAATAGCATATTCTTTGTGATTTTTGCTTCAGTGCTATTTCGGTAAAGCATTTCCTTTTTATTCGACTCTTTTTTATTTGGCTCTGTTTTGTGACATTGCTCTGGTTGTTGTGCAGAAACGAATTGTCGATTTTGATTTTCCAGATTGACATGGACATTCCGGACGTGGTTCCGCACATGGAGGTAGATCTTCAGGTAAAAATACAAGATGGCGGCCATCAGCGTAAGCATGGAAACACCGGATAAGAGGTTGAATGCTCTACCATCTGCTACAGCGCACGCATTGTATTTTTCCCCAAACACGGCCCAACCAGTTAATGCAAAAACCATAACGGAGCATAGAGGATACGAGAAGATACATATGAGCATGATGGCGATGCTTCTCTTGCGGAATATCCGGCGATACGTATGTGATTTTTGAGTAATCAGGATATACCGGTTGAACGCGATCGTGATCAATGTGATAATGCTCCAACCGTTGAATATAAACGAAAGCGCGCCAATTACTTCGCAGACGACGGCGAAAGACGGAGATGTGTGCGTAAGCCCAAGAAGCGCACCGGCCTGGAAAGGTAGCGTCAGCGCGGTCAGAAAATCAATGCAACTGAGGGCAACGACAAAGCTGTTTGTTGACGTCTGAAGACGACGGGTTAGCTGGACGGCGACGATCACGAAGATGTTCCCAACGATGCCGACGATGCTAATGACGACGAGGATAGCAGCTCCTGGtatattttgagatatgatggCTCCATCGTTGGAATCAGACGTAGGCCTGTCGGTGGTGCTGTTCATTGTTAAATTGGCGTGGAAATCTGTCTTGTTGTTAGTTCGGGTGGGTGACGAAATGCTGCATTTGTTCGGCGTCCCTCCCACAGGAAAAGGATCATCTTATTACAAGGGATTGAACCGGGTGGTTGGATTGGTATGGAGACGCATCCTAAGACCAATGACTCGGGTTATTAAGCACCCTCAACATTTTGAAGCAGTTAGGAGAAGACGAAACACTCTTGCCACATTGAGAGGTACTTTGTCACGAGCCCATCCCTGGTGAATTAATAaacaaagcaaataaaaaaaatcatacaagtgAAACATTAAATCGTgcatatcgtcggccttatgccaaaagggccttaactgcttttggccattccgagataatggcgtttaaaggttttggcctctctaataatcaaaagtttgtggtcgttttttggcttttgaagccaatttcgataaacgtgttaagttattaagttttacatgaaatgtgttaaatttattataaaatattcagaacccctaaaatcgggttaaggcccttttggcataaggccgacgatatttGAAGTACAACACGCAATTGGCCAGAATAGCAGGCCTAAAGCTGGATCGTTCTGctcaaccatggacctattacatgGCTCAACCAAGATACAAGGGGATACAAGTATATAGGTATAGGCTTTATTGTGATTATTGGTTCACCCGTCCAATCTTTTGTCTGACCATAAAAGCTTCCTATGTCCATGATGTCACTGTCAAAAAAATGTGCAACTTTGAATAACAAACTGGGACGTAATAAGTCAAAAAATTTGTAGGGAGCATAATCTCCCGCAAAAAAGAGGTATGAAGGGGATCTAAAAATCAGCATACGGTCGGTCTGTTACAAATCATGCGCTTCGAGCTATACTTCCTCAAtattaaccgattctcatgaaacttggcacaCACATTGATCTTGGGTAAAGAAGTGCAAAGACATATTTccgcatgtgttggaaattgtgttgccatggtaacggttTATACTGTCAAATATTAGGTGAAATCATGCGATTCGAACTTCCTCAATTTAGCCAATcttatgaaatttggcacacacattggtcatGCTGGTCTTGCGGTAAAGATGACTGTGTAAAACACATTCTTTGCGTGTGTCGGAAAACGTTTTGCCGCGGTGACAACGAATTATATGGttaaaattggttaaaaatctTGCGGTTTTTGACACTAGTACTTCATCAGTTTCCAacaaattctcatgaaatttggacacAAAACGAATTCATAACGGATACAGCGGACAATTTTGGGATGGCTTCATCCGTTTTCCTCCGCTCCAGACAATGAacaaaatgggcgaacaatgaaatcacagtggactaATGCTCTATggatatagagcgtatgaaacacgtATGCAAAGAATAAACAACGGATACATAACGTCTTCCAACGGATAACAAGATTCTATTCCGTTTTACATCTTTTCTAAATCCGTAATTGCAGTGGGAACGGGCCTTACCTTGGTCACacttgctctacggcggccgtatacggcgagtcgaaaaaagtcgttttattcagctggtacaaaaaatgttaaaagggctgttttcgactcgccgtacgtccgccgtagaacaaatgtgaccaaggtattagcgGTCGATAATCTGCATAGAAACGGCAATTGTGTCTTTAATCACTGGACCAAAGATTAGTGACAATATATATTCAGAGTCTCTATTTAGGTCTATTAAGCATGGATTAATCCTTTTATCCACAGTGATTATTTCACCTTTCCTTTCCAGAAGTTAATTACAAAGTCATTATTTGGGCATTATCCCATCCAATGAAAAGTGACATGTCTTGAGGGCGTGTTCTTCTACAGCTGAATGGGATGAATGTTCAATCAAGGGCTCTTTTACGTTCACTCAGTTTTTCATTCAAAGTTCTACCCGTTTTATCAACGTAACAACTGGCATAATCTATGCAGATGATCACGTAAACAATCCATGACCTTTCTTCTGCAACTCCTGTCTTTGCGTTGAGGGTATGATCTGATTCAAAGTTCAAATACGAATTCGCCATGAATATGGTAAGATTGGGGTTTAGACATTCTTTAATTACTATCCCCAACCGATGAAAGTTTTCTATATCAAATTCTGTTTTACTTGTCAGATGTACTAGGACGAGGAGGCGAATGTCCACACATTCTCGCTCCAACGTCGACCatggctgcgtttatgcgacctcgacccagaatcatgatttgaatcacaatttgaatcatgattcaaaacagcagcatgaatcacgatccgacagaatcagcgtttatacgaccatctttctaacgctgtttctcccttaattcgggccgatccagtgcccatcacagtgcgcagtttgacccaggaagtataggtcaacattttcgcacgtgtttctaacttcacgtcggctgctagatttttgctgccgccggagctaacgagcaaacgtttgtgcaagtgcaacgcttactcggcttccgaaaaataaatcttttactccaagaattccgtgtattgtacctcatattgtttttgatcgggaaccagaaggggt includes these proteins:
- the LOC121426708 gene encoding alpha-1B adrenergic receptor-like — translated: MNSTTDRPTSDSNDGAIISQNIPGAAILVVISIVGIVGNIFVIVAVQLTRRLQTSTNSFVVALSCIDFLTALTLPFQAGALLGLTHTSPSFAVVCEVIGALSFIFNGWSIITLITIAFNRYILITQKSHTYRRIFRKRSIAIMLICIFSYPLCSVMVFALTGWAVFGEKYNACAVADGRAFNLLSGVSMLTLMAAILYFYLKIYLHVRNHVRNVHVNLENQNRQFVSAQQPEQCHKTEPNKKESNKKEMLYRNSTEAKITKNMLFVVLCFFICMTPITIHLFATELDATMVAYFVVILSVNCSLNPIIYAWKHPVFHQVFRCILSRRLQDVEEPSRWLRDHLSNLS